From Pseudoramibacter sp.:
TCTGCAATACTTATTCTTGTATCTGTTGTAAATTTTTTCCTAAGTTGTTAAGTATCCCATTAATATAACGATATGATTTTTCATCACAATATTTTTTTGCAATTTCAACTGCTTCATTCACTGCAACTTCAATGGGCAAATCTAAATACATCATTTCTGCCGCACCAATACGCATAACAGCAATTTCTGCATTGGGTATACGATCAAAGCGCCAGTCTTTTTTTAGATACTTTCCTATTTCTCGATCTATGCTCTGTAAATGATTGATAACTGTTTCTACAAGCAAACGGGCATATCCATATTTATCACTTGAAATTATTCCCTCTTCCGAATTTTCAAGCTGCTCAAATCCTGCTCCATTATTCAATGTTGCTAAAACCTTATCTTTTATTTGAGACATATCATCTGCTTCAAAACCAATTTGAAAAATTGCGCGATAAGCTAATTCTCTTTCAAATTTTCTTTTCTGTTTATTCATTTTTCTCCGTTAAAAAAGCCGCTGTAACAGCGGCTTAATGTAATTTTATTAATATTTTCCGCATCCTTTAACCAGAATATTAACCTGAGAAACTGGTTTTCCTGCCATAATTTCCACAGATTCTTTCACTTTTTTTTGAACTTCTTCGCAAACTTCCGGAATTTTGATGCCGAGACTCGTAATAACGTGAAGATCTATTTGATAGCCCTCTTCTTTTTCAATTACCTTAACGCCTTTAGAAACAGCAGATGGATAAATAGCATCAAGTATTTCATCTGAAAGGCGCATAAACATCTTTTCTATTCCATCAATTCCTAAAGCTGCCATACTGGCTATTGAACATATCATTTCATTTGATACGTCATTCGAGGCCATATTCATATTTTCTTCCATCTTCACACCTCTTCTTAATGATTGTGTCCATCATGATCTTGAAGCTTATTAAGTGTCGCCTTATCTAAGTGAAATTTTTCACCGCATTCAGGACAAATAACTTGATCTGAAGCAAAATCTTGAAAACCAGCAATGAAGGTATGATCACAATTCTGACATGTCACTTCATAATAATCATCATCTGATTCAGCGCGTGACATTGTTTCAATATCACGTTCTAATGTATCAACGCGTTGTTCTAATTCATCAATACGATCAACCAGATTTTGAAATTTGATATCTTTGTTGTTATCTGCCATCAAACACGTTCCATATATTCGCCTGTACGCGTATCAACGCGAATAGTATCGCCTTCATTTACAAACAAAGGAACTGTGATCTGCGCTCCTGTTTCAACAGTACATGGTTTATTTGCGCCTGTTGCCGTATCGCCTTTGAACCCTGGTTCAGTTTGCGTAACTTTTAATGTAACAAAGTTAGGTGCCTTAACTTCAAACGGTTCACCCTTGAAAAACCGAATGGTTGCATTATCGTTTTCTTTCAGATATTGCAGCGCATCTTTCACTTTTTCATATTCAATAGGAATCTGTTCGTATGTTTCTAAATCCATAAAATAATAAAGATCCCCATCTGCATATAAATACTGCATTTCTTTTGTATCAATATGCGCTCTTTCGAATTTTTCATTTGGTGAGAAAGTTGTTTCAGTTACTGCCCCTGTAATGACATTGCGGATTTTCGTTCGGACAAAAGCAGCTCCCTTTCCAGGCTTAACATGCTGAAATTCGACAACAACATACACTTGGCCGTCCATTACAAATGTAATACCTTTTTTAAACTCTCCTGCTGAAATCATATGATTATACCTCCATTATTAAATAAAAAACATTTATATTTCACACTTAATTTATCTAGCAATTATTAAGTATGATATCATACTTAATATTTTTCTTCAATTGGGATTTATGCTCTTACACACTAAACCCCTGTTAAGGTTTGCGAGATCATGAATAATTCGTAGAACATTGAATGAATTGCATTCAGCAATATCCGTGATATCTTCAACCTGATCCCAACCACATTCACAAATGAGATAACCCTCATTTTGCAAATATTTGCTTGCATTATTAAAAATTTTTTTATAGAAGCAGAGTCCGCTCTCTCCTCCGTCCAGTGCTAAACGCGGTTCATAATCTTTTACATCTTCTGATAATTCTTTAATCATCTGAGTCGGAATATAAGGTGGATTTGTTACAATAATATCAAAACGGTCTGAAATATTTTGAAATAAATCGCTTTGAAGAAAAGTTATATTGACTTTATTTCTTTTAGCGTTTTGCTTTGCAATATTTATTGCCTTTTCTGACAGATCACTTCCTGTCACCACTGCCTTTTTTTCATATTTTGCAAGTGCAATTCCAATTGCACCAGAACCGCAGCACAAATCAAGAATATTTATCTTTTTCTGAGGCATGTTTTGCATGATCGAAAGCACCTCTTCCACAATATTTTCTGTATCTGGACGAGGGATCAAAACATCGGGGGTAACAAGAAAATCAAGTCCCATAAATTCTTTATGTCCTACAATTTGAGCGTAAGGTTTATGCTGACTCCTTTGCTCAATAAATCGAACAAACCTCGATTTTTGAGATGCTGTAACAATATGTTCTGATTTGACCAATAGTTGTACACGATCTATTCCTAATACATTTGACAGCAAAAGCTCAGCTTCAAAACGAGGGTTTGATATGCCATGCTGTTTTAAGTAATAAGTCCCCCAAGTAAGTACACTTTGAAATGTTTCTTGTTTCATTTTTATAATAAGCAAAAAAATAAGTCGGCATGCCGACTTATTTTTCTTCACTGTTCAAAACTTTAGCATATTTCTTCTTGAATCTTTCAACGCGTCCGCCAGAATCAACTAATTTCTGCTTACCTGTATAAAATGGATGGCAAGCTGAGCAAATTTCAACTCGTAATTCCGGTTTTGTGGACCCTGTTTCAAAAGTATTCCCACAAGCGCATTTTACAATGGCTTTACCGTATTTTGGGTGGATGCCTTCTTTCACCGTATTCACCTCTTTCTTATCCCAATATATGTGCTCGAACTTTAATTTAAAATTCAACTTATTCAGTATATCAAAATAATAACTGAATTGCAAACACTATTTTACTTATTTAGACATTATTCATTGCCTGCGAAGCATGATGGAACTGTGTACGCCGAAAGGACTGTGCAAACTCATATGCTGCCACACCTTTATCCACAAGAGAGACAATCCAGCTTTCCGCATAGCGCGGAGGTGTAATTGTTACTGGAAACATATGCCGCAATATCATATTTTCTTCTTTTTTATTAAGATGATAGTCTGCTTCAGCATTCTTCAAGGCCCTTTTAGGGTGTGCAACTGCATGCATATTTCGAATTCGATCTAAACCCTTTTCGTGATGTTCTATTTTTCGCCAATCTTCAAAATAATAATCGTGCAGCAAAGCTCCTCTTGCTGTCGAAGTACTGTCTAAATGTAATTTTTTTGTAATCACGTAAGCGTAATACGCGACACGCACACAATGAGCAAATCGTCCTAATTCATTGCCATGATGACGTTGATTTTTAAGTGTTTGAAATTTTGAGCTGTTAATAATATCAGCAGTTAACGAATAAAATTGATGAAAATATTTCTTTTCCTGTATTATTTCCATGTTCTTCTATGTTCACCTATCCTTTTTTATTTTCAACACTACTCTATATATAATGCATCTTTCTGAATATTAAATTAAAATTATTATAAAAAAAGCAAGTCCAATGGACTTGCTGTACTTTCAAATGGTGGAGATGAGGGGATTCGAACCCCTGACCTCGTAAATGCGAATCACGCGCTCTCCCAACTGAGCTACACCCCCATTACTGGTTCTGACTGGCGGAGAAGGTGGGATTCGAACCCACGTGCCCAAAAATGGACAACCGCATTTCGAGTGCGGCTCGTTATGACCTCTTCGATACTTCTCCAAAAGATTACGATTAATATTCTACCATTGATCAATGATATGTCAAGTTCTATCTGATTAATATTTTTCTAATTTTGATTTATTCTTTAAGAATTTTTATTATAATAATTAAATTAACGGTAATCAAAGGAGGCATTATGACAACCACACAACAAATTGGAATCATTGGAGCGGGGAATATGGCAACAGCTATTACCCACGGTATTATTAAAAATCAATATGCTTTGTCATCATCCGTTCATGTATTTGATCCCGATCAAACAAAATTAACTCGTATAAAGGATGAACTGCGTGTCATTGCAGAAAAAGATAATATTGCCCTCACCCAACATTCAGACTTAATTATTCTCGCTGTTAAGCCAAATATTTATCCCTCAGTAATCGCTGAAATTCGCGATTACGTTACTGACTCAAAAACAATTGTAACCATTGCCGCCGGACAAAAAATCTCAAAAATAGAAGAACTTTTTGGAAAACCAATTGCTATGGTGCGTGTCATGCCTAATACACCTGCTTTAGTTGGTGCAGGCATGTCAGCCTTAACACCTAATACACTTATTTCTAAAGAAAAAAAAGAAGAAGTCCTTCAACTATTTAACTGTCTGGGAAAAGCAGAATTTGTACCTGAAAAAATGATGGACGCTGTGACAGGACTTTCAGGTTCTTCTCCTGCTTTTGTTTTTATGTTCATTGAAGCTTTATCTGATGCAGCAGTACAAGGTGGAATGCCTCGTCAACAAGCTTATACTTTTGCTGCGCAAACCGTTTTGGGTTCCGCAAAGCTTCTTTTAGAATCAGAAAAACATCCAGGTGTTTTAAAAGATATGGTCACTTCTCCTTCCGGGACCACAATTGAGGGCGTTTTATCCCTTGAAAAAAATGGTTTTCGCGGCATTGTTGCGCAAGCTTTACAAGCCACCATCCAAAAATCAATTGATATGTCAAAAGAGGCATAATATCAAAAGAGGCTGTTTTTTTTGGGAAAACAGCCTCTTATTTCATACATTAAATTTGAAAAATGTCACGTCCCCGTCTTTCATGACATAATCTTTTCCTTCTGTCCGAGTTAATCCCTGTTCTCTCGCTCGTGCTTCGCTGCCAGACGCGATTAAATCCTCATAACTGGTAATTTCTGCTTTAATAAATCCCCGTTCCATATCAGTATGAACTTTTCCAGCAGCCTGCGGTGCTTTTGTTCCCTTTTTAATAGTCCAAGCACGGCATTCGTCCGGACCAGCTGTTAAAAAAGAAATCAAGCCCAACAACCGATATGCTACTGATATAACACGATCTAAGCCTGAAGTCTTCATTCCCAAAGCGTCAAGGAATTCTTTCTTTTCATTGTCTTCCAGTCCGGAAATTTCTTCTTCAATTTTTGCTGAAATTTTCACAACTTCAGACGGCGCTACATAGTCTCTAAGACGCTTAACGTAGTCATTATCTTCAGATAATTCATCTTCTGAAACATTTGCAATATAAAAAATAGGCTTTGTACAAATCATTTGCAAACTAGAAACCCAATCCCATTCTTCTTTCGAATAATCATCAGGATTTGGCTTTTTTTGAGCTTCCAATGAAGCCTTAACACGTTGTAAAACTTCAAGCTGTTTTTTTGCTTCTTTAGAACCCTTTGCTGCACGCTGTGTTTTGTCAATTCTCCGATCAATCATTTCTAAATCAGCAAATATCAATTCTAAGTTGATGGTTTCCACATCATCAATGGGATCAATTTTCCCTGATACATGAACGACATTATCATCATCGAAACATCTGACAACATGAGCTACGGCATCAACTTCCCGAATATTCGCAAGAAATTTATTTCCAAGTCCTTCACCTCTGCTTGCACCTTTAACCAATCCTGCGATATCTACAAATTCAATCGTTGTCGGAACGATCTTTTTTGTATGATACATTTCTCCCAATACATCCAACCGTGGATCTGGGACTGAAACCATTCCAACATTTGGATCTATTGTACAAAATGGATAGTTAGCTGATTCCGCACCCGCTTTTGTAATGGCATTAAAAATCGTGCTTTTCCCAACATTAGGCAAACCAATGATTCCTATTTGCATCCTGAATTCCTTTCTAAACTTCTCTTATTTTTCCTGTTTCGATGGTCTAAGATCGTCTTGCCAAAGGCGTTCTAAATTATAAAATTCGCGTTCTTCTTCATGGAAAACATGAATAATAACATCATAGTAGTCAAGCAAGACCCAGCGGCATTCCTGATCTCCTTCAACACTTTTCGGTTCAATTCCCATCTGAGAAGCGCTATCTTGAATATTCTGACTGATAGCGTGGACTTGTCTGACACTGTTGCCACTGGTAATAACAATAAAATCTGCCAGAGAAGACTTCCCTCTGACATCGATGATTTTTGTATTAATTCCTAAACGATCATCAATCCATTTTTGACATAATTTCACAAAATCCGCTGGATCGATATCAAAAATCTTATTATTATTCATACTTTTAACGGTCCTTTTCCAATTGGTACTTATCTTCAATAATAATATAATTGCGTGCTTCAATCGTCTTGGGATGAAGCAGTCCGCCAATACTAATCACATATGAAATGGTGTTGTCAAATGCTTCTTTACATGCAGTGTTAATATCTTTTTCAAAACAGTCCCGTCGCAAACGTTCTACGCCAGGATAATCACGGCCTGGTTCAATAAAATCAGATAAATAAATGATTTTATCTAAAAGGCTCATATCACTTTTCCCTGTCGTATGACAGGCAATTGCAGACAGCACCTCAGGATCATGGACATGATACGTTTTCTTAGCTATTGCAGCTCCTACCGGTCCATGCAAAAGTTGAGGTTCTAACAACATAATCGGATCTAATGCAATCTTCTCATTTTTGGCAACTTGAAGCATTTCCTGATTAGAAAAATTTTTTGCACAATCATGTAATAAAGCCGCCAATTTAGCTTGTTTAACATCCACATCGTATTTTTGAGCTAATTTTGAAGCCATTTTAACGACACCTAAAGTATGATTGAATCGATGCGGTTTTAAATGCTTTTTTAACTCTGATTTTATCTGTTCAAACTGATTTTCATTTTTCATTTATTATCATTCCTGATTACAAATTAACGATACAAATGCTTATCCTGAATATAAGCATTTACCTCATCTGGAATCAAATAGCGGACCGATTTTCCGGCTTTGATTCTTTTTCTAATGTCTGTTGAAGTAATATCCATCCCAGATAGCATCATAAGATATATCCGTGCTTGATAACGATGTTTAAGCCTCGCTATCGTCCATCGCAACTTTGCATTTGGATAACCTGGTCTTTCAGCCACTATAAATGCAGTTTGACGAAAAACCTCATCAATTTTTCGCCATTTTGTGATGCTAAAAATAATGTCTGCTCCTGCAATAAAATACAGTTCTTTATCAGGGTAACTTTCTTTTACTTTTCGAATCGTGTCTATTGTATAGGTTTTTCCAACACGGTTAATCTCAATTGGAGAAACCTCAAAATAGGGATTAGACTTTGTTGCCAGACAAACCATTTCATAACGACTTTTTCGTTCAGATATATCGTTTCTCTGCTTTTCTTTGTATTTAAAAGGATTCATTCCCGTCGGAATAAAAATTACACGTTCCATATCAAATTGAACCCTAGCCGACTCTGCTAAATGTAAATGGCCAATATGAATAGGATTAAAACTTCCGCCGAAAATTCCAATTTTCCCACCCATAATATTTATTTTTTCTTCGTTGGCAATTCAATGCGAATATGCTGTAGATTTCTTTTAAACAAAACAAATGTATTTCCCATAACGTTGACGACATCAGCCTTTAATTCTGCTGCAAGATGTTCTGCAGCTGTCCTTGCATCGACAGGCGCATTTTGCTGGACTTTGCCTTTTACCAATTCTCGCGCTACAATTGCTTTGTGTGCTTGATTCGTAATTTCCCTATCTATTCCAGATTTTCCAATATATACAATAGGGTTTTCCGAAACTGCTAATTTTCTTAAATAACTTCTTTGTTTACTCGTTAACATATCTTGCTCTGCGACTATTTAAAATATTCAAACTCTATTCCTTCAATGGACACAATATCTTCGTCCTGGATCCCTTTTTCTTCTAACGCTTTAAAAACACCGGCTTCTTTCAGTCTTCTCTGGAAATAACGCGTGGAAATCAAATCATCAAAATTAACTGAATGAATAAGTTGATCGAAATCTCCCTTTACAACGTATACATTATCTGATCCCCTTTGCTGTTTTTCAATTGAGAATTTTGGTGCTGATGACTTTAAAGTATAGATCCGATCGACATCAATATCATTTTTCTCTTCACTAACAATGGGTTTTTGATCGGGAATTTCTTTCAACATTTTTATTGTGTAGCCAAGCAGCTGATCAATCCCGTTATTAGTTACAGAAGAAATTGTAAAAACGGGATATTGGCGTGCTTTGAGTTCTTCCGCAACTTTATTAACTGTTTCGAGGTCAGATAAATCAGATTTTGAAAGCACAACAATTTGAGGTTTATTTAACATTTTGGGATTATAGGCCTTCAATTCTGCATTAATTTTATCAAAACAGTCAAGAGGTTTTTCTCCCATTACAGCCGTCTGAGAAACATCAAGAAAATGTAAAAAAAGTTTTGTCCTTTCGAGATGCCGTAAAAACTGCAGTCCAAGCCCAACACCCTCACTGGCACCTTCAATGATGCCAGGCACATCTTCGATAACAAAAGATTCAAAATTCTTCCACTCTACAACTCCAAGATTCGGTTCAATTGTTGTAAAAGGATAATTGCCAATTTTTGGCGTTGCTTTTGTTACTACAGAGAGAAAAGTAGATTTGCCTACATTGGGGAATCCAAGCAGTCCAACATCTGCAATTAATTTTAATTCAAGAATAAGTGTACGTTCTTCACCTTTCGAACCGCCTTGGGCAAAACGCGGCGATTGACGTGTAGAAGTCGTAAAATTGTAATTTCCTAATCCTCCGCGCCCCCCCCTCGCAGCAATAATTTTTTGACCGTCATTGCATAAATCGGCTAAAATTTCTCCGGTTGTACGATCTTTCACAAGCGTTCCAACTGGAACTCTAACGATAATATCTTCACCGTTTTTTCCTGAACGTTTATTAGAGATCCCGTCTCCGCCATCTGTTGCCTGATATTTTTTCTTATACTTAAATGGCGCAAGTGTTCGCATACTGTGGGTTGCTTGGATGATTACCGAGCCACCTTGACCACCATTTCCACCGTCAGGGCCGCCCTTTGGAATATACTTTGCACGGTGAAAAGTCATTCCTCCGTGACCGCCACGTCCACCTTTTACGTAAATTTGAACTTGATCGATCATAAAGACTCCTCAAATCATAACTATTTCTACTTAATTTCCGTGAAAATGAAGAAAAGCTGCCGCAGGACGGCTGCGACAGCTCTTGGTTTTCTCATTATTCAGCTAAACTGCTTGGATAAACAGAGCACTGTTTTTTGTTGCGCCCTAAACGTTCAAATGCAACGACGCCATCAATTGTAGCAAAAAGTGTATCGTCGCCGCCCTTTCCAACATTCTTTCCTGGATGGATTTTAGTTCCGCGTTGACGAACTAAAATATTGCCAGCCAAGACGTGAGCGCCATCACCCTTTTTTACACCCAAACGTTTTGATTCAGAATCACGGCCGTTCTTTGAACTCCCGACACCTTTTTTATGAGCAAAAAGCTGTAAATCCATTTTCAACATGACTATTACCTCCAATTTTTCAGTCAATGGTTCTTTTGTCTTTAACTTCAACTACCTTTACAAAATCACCATATGTATCTTCAATAAGCCGAATATTTAAAAGATATGTCTGCAGTAAAACATTTAGTCCATTTCTTTTTTTAACATCTTCTTCTTTTTCAAGAAGCGGGACATCAATTCTTGTTACACCTGCGCTGTGTTCTTCTAATATATCTTTTTCCTGATAATGCAAGACTTCTGTCATTCCATTAATCAAAGCAATTGTCAATGCAGAAATTCCAGCGCAAACAATATCTTTTCCGCTATCTTCATATCCGCTATGTCCGGTCACATCAATATGAGTAACCGAATCTTCGTGATAGCGAATCCGGACACAAATCATTTATTTTTCGATTTTTGTAATCTTAACTTTCATGAAAGGCTGACGATGGCCCTGTTTACGACGATAATCTTTCTTAGGTTTGTACTTGTAAACAATGACCTTAGGACTCTTGCATAATTCAAGCACCTGTCCTTTAACCGTTGCACCTTCAACAGTCGGTGTCCCAATAGCGATATCTGCGCCTTCACCAACAGCTAAGACATCATCAAATGTGACTTCATCATTTTCAGAAAGTCCTTTGATCTTTTCGATTTCAATGACATCATCTTGAGCAACACGATATTGCTTTCCACCAGTTTTAATAATTGCGTACATAAAAAATTCCTCCTCATGCCAGTCTCGCCACTATAGGTACAATTCGTTTAAACCATAAGTGAGCGGCTTCATAACGTGAATAAGATATCACACCTACACTTTTGCGTCAAGGTTTTTGCTCAATTTTTGAGATATTTGCTTTGAAAATCAAAACATTCTTCAGCCACTTTTCCTGAGAGCACTAATAAACAAATCAAATTGGGTATCGCCATTAAACCATTCATTGTATCCGATACATTCCACACTGTTTGAAGAGCGGTTGTTGCCCCCACATACGTAATAAGTGAATAAATGATGCGATAAATTTTTGTTGCAATTGGATGGTCGATTAAATATTCAAAAGATTTTTCACCGTAGTATTCCCAACCTAATATAGTAGAAAAAGCAAAAAGCGCAATTCCAATGGTGACAATTAATGTGCCAGCCTGTCCCAGCGCGCTTGAAAAAGCAGCAATGGTTAAGCGAACCCCTGTAACTGGATTGCCCTGTGCATCTACACTGCCAAGAGCGCCGGATGACGCAATCACCAACCCTGTGACAGAACAAATAATGATCGTGTCAAAGAAAGTACCTGTCATATTAATATATCCCTGACGTGACGGATGGTCCGTTTTAGCGGCAGCTGCAGCAATTGGGGCTGACCCTAAGCCAGCTTCATTTGAAAAGACACCTCTTGCTACACCGTAGCGGAGTGCCTGAGTAATAATCATGCCGCCTGCCCCTCCAGCTACTGCTTTAGTTGAAAACGCCATGCGGAATATGGTGCTTATGCCAGGAATCAGATTGCCATGATTAATAATAATCACAACTACACCTGAAACGAAATAAAAAATTCCCATAATAGGAACAACTGTTCCGCAAACGCGGCCAATGCTTTGGATGCCGCCAACCAAAACAATAAAGACGAGCACTAAAATCACTAAGCCCGTAATCCAATGTGAGACTTTAAAAGTGCTCAACAAAGCGTCAGAAATAGAGTTTGCCTGTGTCATATTGCCAATTCCGAAAGAAGCCAATGAAGCAAAAAAAGCAAACAATACAGCTAATATTTTCCCAATTTGTTTTTGCGGGAACCCTTGTTCAAGTGCATACATCGGACCGCCAGCCATTTCTCCATTGGGCTTTCTGACACGGTAGCGAACTGCCAGTACAGACTCGCTGTATTTCGTTGATAAGCCAAAAATGGCCGCAATCCACATCCAGACTAAAGCTCCTGGGCCCCCAAGGACCATTGCTGTTGCAACACCAACAATGTTGCCCGTGCCAATTGTCGCAGCCAAGGCTGTCATAAGAGATTGAAAAGGCGTAATGTCTCCATTTGAATCATCCAAATATTTGGGTTTTGAAAAAACCAATTTAAGAGCATAACCCAAATTACGCCATGGTAAAAACTTTAATCGCACGGTTAAAAACACACCTGTTCCGACCAGCAAAACCAGCATCGCCGGACCCCACACAAAATTATTAACCGTCGAGATCAGCGCATCAAATTTCAATAATTATTCCTTCTTTCCTAGACAGTGTATTTTTTTATTTTATCATAAGCAAAAATCTCTGTCATTTGAAATTCAACAAATAACTCGGTTTATTTCTATTAATATTTATGATATATTGAACTCGAATTATTATCCTGAGGAGGAAATACAATGCACTGCAAAATGACTCATCAAATGATTCGTGTATTTGACTTAGACCGCTCAATTCAATTTTACAAAGATGCTCTGGGCATGCATGAAACGCGTAGAAAAGACGTTCCAAAAGGAAAATTTACGCTCGTCTATCTCGGAGATGGTGAAAGTGATTTTGAACTGGAATTGACTTATAATTATAACCCTGCATCGCCCTATACTTTGGGAAATGGATATGGACATCTCGCTGTCTACGTAGACGATTTAGAAAAAGCGCATGAAGAACATCAGGCCAAAGGATACTGTGTAGGACCTTTAAAGGGATTATCTGATGACGGCAAAAAAAATTATTATTTTCTCACAGATCCA
This genomic window contains:
- a CDS encoding alanine/glycine:cation symporter family protein, which encodes MKFDALISTVNNFVWGPAMLVLLVGTGVFLTVRLKFLPWRNLGYALKLVFSKPKYLDDSNGDITPFQSLMTALAATIGTGNIVGVATAMVLGGPGALVWMWIAAIFGLSTKYSESVLAVRYRVRKPNGEMAGGPMYALEQGFPQKQIGKILAVLFAFFASLASFGIGNMTQANSISDALLSTFKVSHWITGLVILVLVFIVLVGGIQSIGRVCGTVVPIMGIFYFVSGVVVIIINHGNLIPGISTIFRMAFSTKAVAGGAGGMIITQALRYGVARGVFSNEAGLGSAPIAAAAAKTDHPSRQGYINMTGTFFDTIIICSVTGLVIASSGALGSVDAQGNPVTGVRLTIAAFSSALGQAGTLIVTIGIALFAFSTILGWEYYGEKSFEYLIDHPIATKIYRIIYSLITYVGATTALQTVWNVSDTMNGLMAIPNLICLLVLSGKVAEECFDFQSKYLKN
- the rpmA gene encoding 50S ribosomal protein L27, with amino-acid sequence MLKMDLQLFAHKKGVGSSKNGRDSESKRLGVKKGDGAHVLAGNILVRQRGTKIHPGKNVGKGGDDTLFATIDGVVAFERLGRNKKQCSVYPSSLAE
- the rplU gene encoding 50S ribosomal protein L21 → MYAIIKTGGKQYRVAQDDVIEIEKIKGLSENDEVTFDDVLAVGEGADIAIGTPTVEGATVKGQVLELCKSPKVIVYKYKPKKDYRRKQGHRQPFMKVKITKIEK
- a CDS encoding ribosomal-processing cysteine protease Prp; this translates as MICVRIRYHEDSVTHIDVTGHSGYEDSGKDIVCAGISALTIALINGMTEVLHYQEKDILEEHSAGVTRIDVPLLEKEEDVKKRNGLNVLLQTYLLNIRLIEDTYGDFVKVVEVKDKRTID
- the gloA gene encoding lactoylglutathione lyase produces the protein MHCKMTHQMIRVFDLDRSIQFYKDALGMHETRRKDVPKGKFTLVYLGDGESDFELELTYNYNPASPYTLGNGYGHLAVYVDDLEKAHEEHQAKGYCVGPLKGLSDDGKKNYYFLTDPDGYQIEVMRRPQ